DNA from Coriobacteriaceae bacterium:
TACGTGGGATTCAGCACGACCGGCAGACCGAACATGAGCGGCTCGGAGATATTGAAAAGCGACGGAACAAGCGCGATGCCGCGAATCGCCTTGAAGCGCTCGGACTTGGTGAAGAGCAGCGAGATGCTGATGCCCAGGGCGTTAGCCTGGCCACCGATGGCGGTGCCGAGCGCGACGACGGCCCAAGCGCCATAGGGCAGTGCCTCGCCCGCGATGATGGCCTCGGTGTTAGCAGCGCTGCAAGCCATGATTACCGGAGCGTAGAAGTTGAGCATCACGTTGGGGTGGACACCGAAGAACCAGAAGATCGACTGCAGCGAGCACACGATGATATAGGCCAAAGGAGAGGCACCGACCATCGTGACCGGCGTGCCGATCAAGGTGTTGATCATATCGAACAGGTTGCCCCACGGGGTGAAAGAAAGACCCCACTTGGCGAACCACACCGCAGTGAATAGCACGATGGCGGCAAACATCGGCGACAGCGAGTCTGCAACCATGGGCGGAACCATATCGGGGAGCTTGATTTCAAGCTTGCTCATCAAAATGGCTGTCACCTTCGGCACGATCAGGCCAAGCAGAATGGCGACGAAGATGCCGTTCGATCCCATGTACGACGTGTTGATGAAACTCGCCATGGGAATATCCTCGAACGATTGCTGCGGCATGAATGCCAAAAACACCGCGCCGCTCACGATGCCACCGGTATAACCGCTAAGGCCGCATACCTTACCCCACCTCAAACCGATGAAGAAGGAGATGTATATACCCATCATGTTCATGGTAACGGTGAGGATGGAGTTGCCGGTCGCCATGAGACCGCTCGAAACCACCCAATCGGAGAACCCCGGAATGGGGAAGTTGATGAGAATCGCGATAACCGAGACGCCAAGGGTCATGGGCAGCGTGCACATCATGCCGCCCATGAGGGCGTCGAGCATCTTGCTGTCAGCAACCTTGCTTGCCACAGGTGCGATTGTCTTATCCATTATGTTTTGGATCTTGTCGAATACCGCCATGTTTCAGCTCCAATCTTTGCAGTGAACTCTATCGATGCCCGTGTGCGGCATCTTCCCCTCTAGATAGCGCATCCACCTCTCTTCAAAATCACAACGACGTGCTTCAGGCAGTACGCCATTCAGCGTGAATTGGCGAGATTGCCCCAGCGGACGCTTACGTCAGGTCCGCGTACGTCACGAGCCCCACGTCCTGCTCTGCAAGCCATGCGGCGACATCAGGGTCGACAAGCATCGCGGCTTCCCGGATGCGGGCCTCGAGCATGGTCGAGTTATCTCGCAAGTACGCGTCGATATAACCTGGGTGAAACACCATGAGACGGCATATCCCTTCCGGTGTCGTTTCAAGCGCCTCTCGAAGCGCCGCAAAGGGATCCGCTTCATATGACGAGAAATCCTTGGGAACATAGGAAAGCACCGGCGTCGAGCGAAAGGTGACTGGCTCGCCCGGAGCACCCATCGCGAAATAGGGCAGGCCGTGACGCTCGGCAACGATCTCAAGGCCGCGGAAGAACATGGGGCTTGCGACCGCATGTCCCTCGAAGTAATCGGGCTCACGCCCGACGAGCTCAAGGAATCGCCGATACTGCGCCTCGATTTCGATAATGACCTCGTCAAGCACCACGAAGTCCTCCCCAGCCCGCGCGGCGGCGCGATATGCTGAGCTCCGCTTGAAATTGCCATCATCGTCAACGATGCTCGAGATGAGCGAGGAATCGCTGAGGGGCCTACCCGTGCAGATATTGGTGTGCTGACCCAAGCAGAGATCCTTGATTTGCAGGCGCGCCAAACCGCTTTCTGCAAGCGGCATGTTGGTCATGACGCCCACCGAGCGAATGAGCCCCGCTTGGACCGCGGCCGCTATCCCGCAATTAACACCGTCGCTGTAACCTAAATCGTCGGCGCGCAGCAATAACCGCTTCATCCGATCCTCCTCAACCGATATCTCGTCGAGCGGCAAAGCAACGAAGCGATGCCCTGTGTAGAGCCGATGCCGTGTTCCGGCGGGGCGGCAAGCTTCGTCGTCTCTTCTTGCATTAAGTATGACGCCGGCTATATCCAAAATCGGTTACATGCTGTGCCACAAGGTTGCGAGATGGCTACGCGAGTTTCATAACGTGAAACTCCGCAGGAATACCGGCATGTTTGAGCTATAGTTTGGTCAAATGAGGCCCTCTTATTCGGGCCACTGAGCATAAAGGGGACAGCCATCATGGAAAAATCCATCTCGATGGGATCGGTTGCCGAACGGTTGCTTGACTACATCGACACCGCAATGCAGCACGACACCAACTACGAGATAGCGACCACGCTGGTGAAAAACTACAGCAAGCTGAGCGAGCTCTCGATTGGAGAAATCGCCGACATGTGCTTCGTCTCGAAGGCTTCAGTGTCGCGATTCTGCCGGTTTATGGGTTTCGCTGATTTCAAGGACCTGCGCAACCAGCTTGAACATGACGTCCTCAAAACCGGGTTGTTTCCACATGCCTTTGTAGAACAGCTGTCAAACGACACGGAAGGCGCTCTGGCATCCTACCGGGAGGCGATCCTGCTCAATATCGAAACGACCATCTCGGCGGCAAACATCGCGAAACTGCCCGCCATTGTCGATGATTTGCACGACAGCGGGCATGTCGCGTTCTTCTCCCACCACTTCCTCTGGGACGTGGGCCGCTACTTCCAAAGCAGGCTCACCATCATGAACCGCCTCATCGAGCTTTACCTCGATTATTCATCGCAGCTCGCCTGCGCGCAATCGCTCACCAAATCCAGCCTCGCCATCATTTGCAGCATAGGGGGAACATACCCCATTCGTTATCCAGAAATCGTCAACGCACTCGCCGCCTCCGGCTGTCGTCTTCTCGCCATCACACAAAACACCTCAAGCGCCTACTGGAACCATGCCTCCTGCATACTGAGCTGCGGAGTGACCAACAACATCGACACGGGCAAGTTCGGTGCGCTTGCCGCCATCGACTTGATAGTCATGGAATACCTGAGGCGTTATGGAGCCGATTCCGGTACTGGCGAGTAATCTCGTCGGACCACCGACGCTCAGCAGGGCAAGCCGTTTTCTCTAATCACGTCCTGATACCAGAAGAAGCTGTCCTTCCTGAAACGAGCGCATTGCTTCGCATCGGTTTCCGTGCGATCGACATACAGAAGGCCGTAGCGCTTAGTGAACCCCTGATGACTTGAGCATAGATCCATGAGGCTCCAAACGCAGTAGCCGAAGACGGGATAGCCTTCGCGAATGAGCTCCTCGACCTCGCCCAAATGTCGTGAAAGGTATTCGATGCGCACGGCATCATGCACCCTGTTCTCCTCGTCAAGTGACTCGGAAAGCGCCATACCGTTCTCCGTGACGATCATCGGAAGCTGGTAGCGATCGTAGAGCTTGCGCATGCCCACGCGAAGCCCAAGGGGGTCGATGCCGTTCGACATCCACTCGGTCGGCGCGATCGCAGGGTTATCGCAGAGTTCGAAATCCCCGCCCGACCACGGAGGGAACCGGTCGAAGCGGATGGGCTCCGTGCGCTCATGCGCACAATTGCTGAAATAGTAGTTCACCCCAAGAAAATCGGGCCTCGTCGCGACCAGGATGTCGTGGTCCCCGCACTCAACAACAGGGTAGAAACCTTCGCGCTCCAGGTAATAGCGCGCATAAGGCGAGATGTCGCCGCGCACACTCAGGTCGAGCAGGTAGTTCTGCATCATCTCCTCGGCGTTCATGGCCGCAAGCACATCCGCCGAAGCGCTCGTCCGCGGGTTGACCACCTGCATGGCGACAACGGGGCCGATCTGCGCATCGGGGTCGATCTGTCGCAGGCACGCGATGGCGCGATGCTCGGCAAGAGCGACATGATAGCTCATCTGGTAGGCGTTCTTCTGCCGTTGGCGCGGATCGGTTTCGGTGTCACCCGTGTTGCTGGGCGCGGAGGTCGCAATTAGCTGTTCATTCACGGTAACCCAGCGCTTGACGCGCCCCTTGAAGTGCGTGAAGCAGATTTCGGCATAGCGCACATAGAAGTCGATCATCTTACGGCTCTTCCAGCCGCCGAAGGCCTCGACCAACGCACTCGGACATTCGAAGTGATACAGGGTGACCAAGGGCTCGATCCCTCGCTCCAGCAGGTAGTCAATCAGCTGGTCATAAAACGCCAAGCCCTCAGGATTGGGATCCCCCGAGGCATCGGGCATGATGCGGCTCCAAGCGAAACCCATCCGGTAGACCTTGATGCCGAGCTCGGCCATGAGGTCGACATCCTCACGCCAGTGATGATAGTGGTCCGAGGCGATCTTGTTATCGGCGATGCCGGGACGCCCCGGGCCGCGATCGGTGGTTGCCGGACCTTTGCCTCCTTCATCATACCCACCCTCAACCTGAAAAGCGCTGGTGGAAGCACCCCAGAGGAAACCTTCGGGAAACCGGTGCTGAGTCATGAGTTCAACCTCTCGTCACGGATGTCACTTCTTGCAACTCCCGTTATAACGGATGTACGAACCAAAGCCTGTTACTCATTCCCGGGCAATGTTTCACGATTTGAAAACGGCCGTGCCATCATGCACCGCAAACTCTAAAGAACATGCCGTCGCGAAGGCCAAGCCTCATGCCCGCCACCGTCACGTGCCGGCGCCGCACACCGCCAAGCCGCTACTCCCCGTCGCGGAAGGTCAGGAGGTCGCGGTAGTCCGTGTCGCGCGTGCTGCCCGTCTTCGAGAACGGGTTCACCGAAGCAGGACACCTCATCCTCAAGATCTACCTCCTCGACGAAACCAAGGTCGATTTAGGAGACGCAACGTTACTACAGCGCAGGGAAAACGGCCCGCCGAATAAAATCGGATCGATCCCCCGTCTTTCGGTCGATTGCCACCACCATGGATGCCGGAAAGCGCACGGTAACTGCAACAAGCGGCTCATCAGCAACAACGCCAGGCCTGACATGGATGCGCTCAAGACGACCCGTCCAAGTCTCTTGCTCAAACTCTACGCTCTCGCGCTCGATATCTTCGTCTGTCAGGACCGATCCATCAGCTAGTTTGTACTCAGTCATTATCTAGAACCTCCCTCTCAGACAAACCATGCTTGAGAGCATTGCGGTGGACAATTGCCATGGAAGTATTCTCTCCTCCAGGCAGAGTTTGTCATACTCATTGCATGACAAACTCTGCCTTGATACGTTCCCCACCCCATGCTCATCGGCAAAGCTCAAGGCCATAAGCGAAATAAGCTTCTAACACCGAACAATTCCTACCGCTACCCATCAGACCTCTCCAGCAACATCCGTAAGTCATCGATGGGCGGCAGAGCATCGAGCAACTCTCGTGGCATATCCTTCGACGTCTTATAGGTGGCCACACCCATGGGTTTTGTGAAGTCTTGGATCACATAGTCAACAAATCCCTTGTCCATGCCTTTGCAAAGCACAAGGCCTATGGAGGGATTCTCGTGCTCGCGACGCTCAAAGTCGTCCAGGATGCGTAGATAGCCAGAGAGCTGGCCGAGATAGGCCGGCTTGAAGGGGCCGCTCTTGAGCTCGACTGCAACTAAACAGTTGAGGTCGCGGTTGAAGAACAGGAGGTCGATGTACTGATCGATGCCAAAGGCGTCGAGATGGTACTGGTTTCCCACAAACGCGAAGGCTCGACCGAACGTCATGATGAACTGCTTGATATTCTGCACGATGCCTTGCTCTAACACGCGCTCGTCGACATCCTCCGCATCGCGCACCCCGAGTTCCTCAACATTGATAAAGTCGAGCAGATACTCGTCCTTGAACGTGGCGATAGCGCGCAGCGCCTGCTGACCCTTTGGCAGCGTTGAGAGGAAGTTGTTGGAGACCTCTCCTTGATGATGAAAGTCGTCCGCCTTCAGCGAGCGTTTGAGCGCCTCCACACTTAAGTGTTCAAATGCGCACTTGTGAATGTAGAAGAGCCGCTCGTCAAGGGTCTTAGCACCTGCAAGGATATACCGATGATGGGTAAACCCAATCGCTAAAAAATCATCGAGAGAACATGTGTTTGAATTCGGCACTTGCAAGTGACGAATTTGCAGAAGGCCACCGTCTGAAGATTCGTCACTCACGAGTGACGAATCGAGAAACGCCTGTTCATCGCCCGGAGCAGACCAAGCTTCAAAGAAGATTCGCATATATTTGAGACTTGTTGTGGAGAAGCCCCTGAGTCCTGGCAGCTCCTTCCGCAATTGTTCGCTGATGGTTTTGAGCGCGTTGGTTCCCCACGTGCCATTGCGCGTGTTGGCGGAGACGTAGCCTCCCACGGCGAAATAGAGCTGCAGCTGCTGAGCGTTGGCGCTCTTCGCCGCAGCATACTGCGCACGCAATATCGCCGTCTTGATGGTCTGAACTTCCTCACGATAGCCCGTAATCTCTGACATCATGGCGTCCTCCTCTTCTTACGAACTTGTGTTCCATGACGCGTTCTATGCTATCAACGCGTGCGGACACAAAATTGCGCGTACCATAGAGGCGTTTTCTGCTTCGCCTCGTTTGGGAGATGTATGTCCAAACCCTCATCCGCACTCGACGCCAGCTCTTGCGATGTTTACGCCGACTCCGCGCGCCACCCTCTCACGCGCGCATGGTGCGTAGCTGCGCTCGCCCTCATCTGCTGCGCGCTCTGGGGCAGTGCGAT
Protein-coding regions in this window:
- a CDS encoding PTS transporter subunit EIIC codes for the protein MDKTIAPVASKVADSKMLDALMGGMMCTLPMTLGVSVIAILINFPIPGFSDWVVSSGLMATGNSILTVTMNMMGIYISFFIGLRWGKVCGLSGYTGGIVSGAVFLAFMPQQSFEDIPMASFINTSYMGSNGIFVAILLGLIVPKVTAILMSKLEIKLPDMVPPMVADSLSPMFAAIVLFTAVWFAKWGLSFTPWGNLFDMINTLIGTPVTMVGASPLAYIIVCSLQSIFWFFGVHPNVMLNFYAPVIMACSAANTEAIIAGEALPYGAWAVVALGTAIGGQANALGISISLLFTKSERFKAIRGIALVPSLFNISEPLMFGLPVVLNPTYFIPFVLNIPVCAIVVQALYALGLGAAFNPTIQLPWVLPQPVIAFMQGGIGCLVISVAVLAVSVLMYTPFTLMADRQALREEQAALEESAA
- a CDS encoding ChbG/HpnK family deacetylase → MPLDEISVEEDRMKRLLLRADDLGYSDGVNCGIAAAVQAGLIRSVGVMTNMPLAESGLARLQIKDLCLGQHTNICTGRPLSDSSLISSIVDDDGNFKRSSAYRAAARAGEDFVVLDEVIIEIEAQYRRFLELVGREPDYFEGHAVASPMFFRGLEIVAERHGLPYFAMGAPGEPVTFRSTPVLSYVPKDFSSYEADPFAALREALETTPEGICRLMVFHPGYIDAYLRDNSTMLEARIREAAMLVDPDVAAWLAEQDVGLVTYADLT
- a CDS encoding MurR/RpiR family transcriptional regulator, with protein sequence MEKSISMGSVAERLLDYIDTAMQHDTNYEIATTLVKNYSKLSELSIGEIADMCFVSKASVSRFCRFMGFADFKDLRNQLEHDVLKTGLFPHAFVEQLSNDTEGALASYREAILLNIETTISAANIAKLPAIVDDLHDSGHVAFFSHHFLWDVGRYFQSRLTIMNRLIELYLDYSSQLACAQSLTKSSLAIICSIGGTYPIRYPEIVNALAASGCRLLAITQNTSSAYWNHASCILSCGVTNNIDTGKFGALAAIDLIVMEYLRRYGADSGTGE
- a CDS encoding glycoside hydrolase family 1 protein, with the protein product MTQHRFPEGFLWGASTSAFQVEGGYDEGGKGPATTDRGPGRPGIADNKIASDHYHHWREDVDLMAELGIKVYRMGFAWSRIMPDASGDPNPEGLAFYDQLIDYLLERGIEPLVTLYHFECPSALVEAFGGWKSRKMIDFYVRYAEICFTHFKGRVKRWVTVNEQLIATSAPSNTGDTETDPRQRQKNAYQMSYHVALAEHRAIACLRQIDPDAQIGPVVAMQVVNPRTSASADVLAAMNAEEMMQNYLLDLSVRGDISPYARYYLEREGFYPVVECGDHDILVATRPDFLGVNYYFSNCAHERTEPIRFDRFPPWSGGDFELCDNPAIAPTEWMSNGIDPLGLRVGMRKLYDRYQLPMIVTENGMALSESLDEENRVHDAVRIEYLSRHLGEVEELIREGYPVFGYCVWSLMDLCSSHQGFTKRYGLLYVDRTETDAKQCARFRKDSFFWYQDVIRENGLPC
- a CDS encoding PDDEXK nuclease domain-containing protein, with translation MMSEITGYREEVQTIKTAILRAQYAAAKSANAQQLQLYFAVGGYVSANTRNGTWGTNALKTISEQLRKELPGLRGFSTTSLKYMRIFFEAWSAPGDEQAFLDSSLVSDESSDGGLLQIRHLQVPNSNTCSLDDFLAIGFTHHRYILAGAKTLDERLFYIHKCAFEHLSVEALKRSLKADDFHHQGEVSNNFLSTLPKGQQALRAIATFKDEYLLDFINVEELGVRDAEDVDERVLEQGIVQNIKQFIMTFGRAFAFVGNQYHLDAFGIDQYIDLLFFNRDLNCLVAVELKSGPFKPAYLGQLSGYLRILDDFERREHENPSIGLVLCKGMDKGFVDYVIQDFTKPMGVATYKTSKDMPRELLDALPPIDDLRMLLERSDG